The following proteins are co-located in the Streptomyces sp. NBC_01198 genome:
- a CDS encoding RES family NAD+ phosphorylase: MPDQMIPAPTVRAAPHRHVLPAGTELWRVHSVRRAATDFKAVPADLHWGGGRFCDIRDELSTDRRPYLYAGLSPLTAVCETLARDLRTRQDGRRRITQPRVRDMLLSKVVAAVDLPLVDLTDNSHLAAVHQDIWLVQAQAPEYPRTRRWGSWIRGQASWAVGIRWPSRQDSGLVSGEVCALYDRTGGPGLLKPSSDDPLELNSAAGRDYLNDLLAPLRIRVEHPRRRP; this comes from the coding sequence GTGCCCGACCAGATGATCCCCGCCCCGACGGTCCGGGCCGCGCCGCACCGCCATGTGCTGCCCGCCGGAACGGAGTTGTGGCGGGTGCACAGCGTCCGCCGCGCCGCGACCGACTTCAAGGCCGTCCCGGCGGACCTGCACTGGGGCGGCGGGCGGTTCTGCGACATCAGGGACGAGCTGAGCACCGACCGGCGCCCGTATCTCTACGCCGGCCTGTCGCCGCTGACCGCCGTGTGCGAGACGCTGGCCCGCGACCTGCGGACCCGCCAGGACGGCCGGCGGCGGATCACCCAGCCCCGGGTGCGGGACATGCTGCTGTCCAAGGTCGTCGCGGCCGTCGACCTGCCGCTGGTCGACCTGACGGACAACTCCCACCTGGCCGCGGTCCACCAGGACATCTGGCTGGTCCAGGCGCAGGCCCCGGAGTATCCGCGCACCCGCCGCTGGGGCTCGTGGATCCGCGGCCAGGCGTCCTGGGCGGTGGGCATCAGGTGGCCGTCCCGCCAGGACTCCGGCCTGGTCTCGGGCGAGGTCTGCGCCCTCTACGACCGCACCGGCGGCCCGGGGCTGCTCAAGCCGTCCTCGGACGACCCGCTGGAGCTGAACTCCGCGGCGGGCCGCGACTACCTCAACGACCTGCTCGCGCCGCTGCGCATCCGCGTCGAGCACCCCCGCAGGCGCCCCTGA
- a CDS encoding ArsR/SmtB family transcription factor — MSLAATAALLADRTRAAFCLALLDGRAWTAGELARHAGVAPSTASEHLSRLVAGGLLAEERQGRHRYVRLADNAAALVEDLSAYALDAGAAPAPHSLRESVRRSAEARARTCYDHLAGRLGVAVADAALERRLVTDDAGLAVTEAGRAWLAGLGIDVAALRGGRPVLRRCLDWTERRHHLAGAVGAALCARAFELGWVERIGSGRALKVTADGERAFRDQLAVDLRA; from the coding sequence ATGTCACTCGCCGCCACCGCCGCACTGCTCGCCGACCGCACCCGTGCCGCCTTCTGCCTGGCGCTGCTCGACGGCCGGGCGTGGACCGCGGGCGAGCTGGCGCGGCACGCGGGGGTGGCGCCGTCCACCGCGAGCGAGCACCTGTCCCGGCTGGTCGCCGGCGGCCTGCTGGCCGAGGAGCGGCAGGGCAGGCACCGCTACGTACGCCTGGCCGACAACGCGGCGGCGCTGGTCGAGGACCTGTCCGCCTACGCGCTCGACGCCGGTGCCGCGCCGGCCCCGCACAGTCTGCGCGAGTCGGTGCGCAGGAGCGCCGAGGCGCGGGCCAGGACCTGCTACGACCACCTCGCCGGCCGCCTCGGGGTGGCCGTCGCCGACGCGGCCCTCGAACGGCGGCTGGTCACCGACGACGCCGGGCTCGCCGTGACGGAGGCGGGCCGGGCCTGGCTGGCCGGGCTCGGCATCGACGTCGCCGCCCTGCGGGGCGGCCGCCCGGTGCTCCGCCGCTGCCTGGACTGGACCGAGCGCCGGCACCACCTGGCCGGCGCGGTCGGCGCGGCCCTGTGCGCGCGGGCCTTCGAGCTCGGTTGGGTGGAGCGGATCGGCTCGGGCCGGGCGCTGAAGGTCACCGCGGACGGCGAGCGGGCGTTCCGCGACCAGCTCGCCGTCGACCTACGCGCCTGA
- a CDS encoding COG4315 family predicted lipoprotein, with the protein MRPHVRIAAAVASTALATAAVTACSGSGSPSSSAGKTASPSTSYAMEEAAKAAPATVNTKSVPLGKILVNDKNLTLYLFQADKTTKSTCTGACATAWPPLIVKGKPTASGGAQSKKLSTTKRSDGSMQVTYNGHPLYHFAGDKKPGNVNGQGLNNFGAKWYVLGTNGKQITKSSSQNPGGGGY; encoded by the coding sequence GTGAGGCCCCATGTCCGCATCGCCGCCGCCGTCGCGAGTACGGCGCTCGCCACCGCCGCGGTGACCGCCTGCTCCGGCAGCGGCAGCCCCAGCTCGTCCGCCGGGAAGACGGCGTCCCCCTCCACCTCCTACGCGATGGAGGAGGCGGCGAAGGCCGCTCCGGCGACGGTGAACACCAAGTCGGTGCCGCTGGGCAAGATCCTCGTGAACGACAAGAACCTCACGCTCTACCTCTTCCAGGCCGACAAGACGACGAAGTCGACCTGCACCGGTGCCTGCGCCACCGCGTGGCCGCCGCTGATCGTGAAGGGGAAGCCGACCGCGTCCGGCGGCGCCCAGAGCAAGAAGCTCTCCACCACCAAGCGCTCGGACGGCTCGATGCAGGTGACGTACAACGGCCACCCGCTCTACCACTTCGCCGGCGACAAGAAGCCGGGCAACGTCAACGGGCAGGGCCTGAACAACTTCGGCGCCAAGTGGTACGTGCTCGGCACCAACGGCAAGCAGATCACCAAGTCGTCCTCGCAGAACCCCGGCGGCGGCGGATACTGA
- a CDS encoding helix-turn-helix domain-containing protein encodes MDTSAPHQAVLDGVGPRLRRLRAERRLTLAALSETTGISKSTLSRLESGHRRPSLELLLPLAAAYRVPLDDLVGAPEVGDPRVRLAPRSLPNGGTVVPLSRGPGPLQAYKMIVPARGSEPDLRTHEGYEWLYVLHGRLRLVLADHDLTLEPGEAAEFDTRLPHWFSGAGGQPAEVLSLFGRQGERMHVRARPRR; translated from the coding sequence ATGGACACTTCGGCGCCCCACCAAGCGGTGCTCGACGGGGTCGGCCCCCGGCTCAGGCGCCTGCGGGCCGAGCGCAGGCTCACGCTGGCCGCGCTCTCCGAGACCACCGGCATCTCCAAGAGCACGCTGTCCCGGCTGGAGTCCGGCCACCGCCGCCCCAGCCTGGAGCTGCTGCTGCCGCTCGCGGCCGCCTACCGCGTACCGCTGGACGACCTGGTCGGCGCGCCCGAGGTCGGGGACCCGCGGGTACGGCTGGCGCCGCGCAGCCTGCCGAACGGGGGCACGGTCGTACCGCTGTCCCGTGGGCCCGGCCCGCTGCAGGCGTACAAGATGATCGTCCCGGCCCGCGGCAGCGAACCCGACCTGCGCACGCACGAGGGCTACGAGTGGCTGTACGTGCTGCACGGCCGGCTGCGGCTGGTGCTGGCCGACCACGACCTGACGCTGGAGCCGGGGGAGGCAGCCGAGTTCGACACCCGGCTGCCGCACTGGTTCAGCGGCGCCGGCGGCCAACCGGCCGAGGTGCTCAGCCTCTTCGGCCGGCAGGGCGAGCGCATGCACGTACGCGCCAGGCCGCGCCGGTGA
- a CDS encoding class I SAM-dependent methyltransferase translates to MSADASTRGPAQGQQHHGNGDHGHGGPGHGDHGHAGHGQRTDIDWEAMADTLENAGELRLPLLRTTAARLRELLGPRHDVRRVLDVGSGPGVMTCVLAEEFGDAEAVAVDGTQALLDRTLARAERLGLGSRVGTKLAELPDGLDDGLGRADLVWSSMAVHHLGDQQGALDALAGTLRPGGLLAVAEGGLPMRFLPRDIGVGRPGLQARLDAVQEEWFAIMRAELPGYTPAVDDWPAMLTRAGLAEVTTFTTVLDIPGPLPAPARAHLHAYLSRVRETVAGSLPEDDLSTLDTLLSPTAPEGIAHRADAFLLAPTTVFAGTRASV, encoded by the coding sequence ATGAGCGCTGACGCATCCACCCGAGGGCCCGCACAAGGGCAGCAGCACCACGGCAACGGAGACCACGGCCACGGAGGCCCGGGCCACGGAGACCACGGTCACGCCGGCCACGGCCAGCGGACCGACATCGACTGGGAGGCGATGGCCGACACCCTGGAGAACGCCGGTGAGCTGCGGCTGCCGCTGCTGCGCACGACGGCGGCCCGGCTACGGGAACTGCTCGGGCCGCGGCACGACGTCCGCCGCGTCCTCGACGTCGGCAGCGGCCCCGGCGTGATGACCTGCGTCCTGGCCGAGGAGTTCGGCGACGCCGAGGCGGTCGCCGTCGACGGCACCCAGGCGCTGCTCGACCGCACCCTGGCCCGCGCGGAACGGCTCGGCCTCGGGAGCAGGGTCGGCACCAAACTCGCCGAGCTGCCCGACGGCCTGGACGACGGCCTCGGCCGCGCCGACCTGGTGTGGAGCAGCATGGCCGTGCACCACCTCGGCGACCAGCAGGGCGCACTCGACGCGCTGGCCGGGACGCTGCGGCCCGGCGGCCTGCTCGCCGTGGCCGAGGGCGGCCTGCCGATGCGCTTCCTGCCGCGCGACATCGGCGTCGGCCGGCCCGGGCTGCAGGCCAGGCTGGACGCGGTGCAGGAGGAGTGGTTCGCGATCATGCGGGCGGAACTGCCCGGCTACACGCCTGCGGTCGACGACTGGCCGGCGATGCTCACCCGGGCCGGACTGGCCGAGGTCACGACCTTCACCACCGTCCTGGACATCCCCGGCCCGCTGCCCGCCCCGGCGCGCGCCCACCTGCACGCCTACCTGAGCCGGGTCCGCGAGACCGTCGCGGGATCGCTCCCCGAGGACGACCTCAGCACCCTGGACACCCTGCTGTCCCCGACCGCTCCTGAGGGCATCGCGCACCGCGCCGACGCCTTCCTGCTGGCGCCGACCACGGTCTTCGCGGGCACCCGCGCCTCGGTGTGA
- a CDS encoding helix-turn-helix domain-containing protein, translating into MTEGPDAPPEGQLIKQALVGSRLSQREAARRAGISETRWRQLVSGYQLVSRAKVPVRSPDDTLARMARAVGVTAEQLAGAGREGAAAVLREADATAAPLGRGTDPGSASGRSRVEERWPLVQAVLRQARLGLTAAEYDTLAGRITSYVARPAADEAGDPAP; encoded by the coding sequence ATGACTGAGGGCCCGGACGCGCCACCCGAGGGACAGCTGATCAAGCAAGCGCTGGTCGGCTCGCGGCTCTCCCAGCGGGAGGCCGCCCGGCGGGCGGGGATCAGCGAGACCCGGTGGCGCCAGCTGGTCTCCGGCTACCAGCTGGTCAGCCGCGCCAAGGTGCCGGTCCGCAGCCCCGACGACACGCTGGCCCGGATGGCCCGCGCGGTCGGCGTCACGGCAGAGCAGCTGGCGGGGGCCGGGCGCGAGGGCGCCGCCGCCGTGCTGCGCGAGGCCGACGCCACGGCCGCACCACTCGGCCGCGGCACGGACCCCGGTTCCGCGTCCGGCCGCAGCCGGGTGGAGGAGCGGTGGCCCCTGGTTCAGGCCGTCCTGCGCCAGGCGCGCCTCGGCCTGACGGCCGCCGAGTACGACACGCTCGCCGGCCGCATCACCTCCTACGTCGCCCGTCCCGCCGCGGACGAGGCCGGCGACCCGGCGCCGTAA
- a CDS encoding helix-turn-helix domain-containing protein, translating to MAPRTRTRPSRLHQEPEAVTWAREKAGLTKRALADQVGISEQLMGEIESGWRSATPANLIKIAAALNCPIVVLERKRHATTAPAATTAD from the coding sequence ATGGCACCACGCACCCGCACCAGGCCGAGCCGGCTCCACCAGGAGCCGGAGGCGGTCACGTGGGCGCGGGAGAAGGCGGGCCTCACCAAGCGCGCCCTCGCCGACCAGGTCGGCATCTCGGAGCAGCTGATGGGGGAGATCGAGTCCGGCTGGCGCAGCGCGACCCCCGCCAACCTCATCAAGATCGCGGCCGCGCTGAACTGCCCGATCGTCGTCCTGGAGCGCAAGCGGCACGCCACGACGGCCCCGGCGGCCACCACCGCCGACTGA